Below is a genomic region from Staphylococcus carnosus.
TATTACACCTCAGATTTCATCACAACCAGTTCCAACACAAGCTGCACCACCAGCTTCTAACCAACAAGATTTTGTAGAAAATAATAACACATCTTCAGCTTCAAAAGAAGATGCTGGTAAAACTATTAACGCTCCAATGGTTGGAACGTTTTATAAATCACCATCACCTGAAGAAGGTGCATATGTTCAAGTAGGAGATACTGTATCAAATGATACTACGGTTTGTATTTTAGAAGCGATGAAACTGTTTAATGAAATACAAGCTGAAATATCTGGGGAAATCACTGAAATTTTAGTTGAAGACGGACAAATGGTAGAGTATGGCCAACCGTTATTTAAGGTGAAGTAATTATGAAAAAAGTATTAATCGCAAATCGCGGTGAAATTGCTGTAAGAATAATAAGAGCCTGCAAAGACTTAGGTCTACATACAGTTGCAATTTATTCTGAAGGGGATAAAGACGCCCTACATACTCAAATGGCGGATGAAGCATACTGTGTTGGTCCTACTCAATCAAAAGATTCTTATTTAAATATTGCAAACATCTTATCAATTGCTACATCAACTGGTTGTGACGCTGTTCACCCAGGTTATGGTTTTCTCTCAGAAAATGGAGATTTCGCAGAATTATGCGAAGCTTGTCAATTAAAATTTATCGGACCTAATTATGAGTCAATTCAAAAAATGGGAATTAAAGATGTGGCTAAAGAAGAAATGATTAGAGCTAATGTTCCTGTTGTTCCTGGTAGTGAGGGTTTAGTTGAATCAATTGAAGATGCTAAAAAAACTGCAGAGGAAATTGGTTACCCTGTAATAATTAAAGCAACTGCAGGTGGTGGTGGAAAAGGTATTCGTGTAGCAAGAGACGAAAAAGAACTTGAAAACGGATATAAAATGACACAACAAGAAGCTGAAACTGCTTTTGGCAACGGTGGCCTTTATTTAGAAAAGTTTATTGAAAACTTTAGACATATTGAATTCCAAATTATGGGAGATCAATTCGGGAATGTTATTCAATTAGGTGAACGTGATTGCACAATTCAGCGACGAATGCAGAAACTTGTTGAGGAAGCACCTTCTCCTATTTTAACAGCTGAAAAAAGAGCAGAAATGGGTGCTGCATCAATAAGAGCTGCTAAAGCAGTGAATTATGAAAATGCGGGTACTATTGAATATATATATGATTTAGATACTGATGATTTTTATTTTATGGAAATGAATACACGCATACAAGTTGAACACCCAGTAACTGAAATGGTTACAGGTGTCGATTTAGTGAAATTACAGTTATTAGTAGCAATGGGCGAACCGCTACCATTTACACAAGATGATATTACAATAAATGGACATGCAATGGAGTTCCGTATAAATGCAGAAAATCCATATAAAAACTTTATGCCTTCTCCTGGAAAAATTACGCAATATTTGGCACCCGGAGGTTACGGCGTAAGGGTTGAATCTGCTTGTTATACTAACTACACAATCCCTCCATATTACGATTCTATGGTTGCAAAACTAATCATTCATGAACCTACTAGAGAAGAAGCAATTATGGCAGGTATGCGTGCATTAAGCGAATACTTAGTACTTGGTATTGATACCACTATTCCTTTCCATATACGTCTTTTACAGA
It encodes:
- the accB gene encoding acetyl-CoA carboxylase biotin carboxyl carrier protein, whose product is MNFKEIKELIEILDNSNLTEINIEDNKGSIINLKKEKEREIITPQISSQPVPTQAAPPASNQQDFVENNNTSSASKEDAGKTINAPMVGTFYKSPSPEEGAYVQVGDTVSNDTTVCILEAMKLFNEIQAEISGEITEILVEDGQMVEYGQPLFKVK
- the accC gene encoding acetyl-CoA carboxylase biotin carboxylase subunit, which gives rise to MKKVLIANRGEIAVRIIRACKDLGLHTVAIYSEGDKDALHTQMADEAYCVGPTQSKDSYLNIANILSIATSTGCDAVHPGYGFLSENGDFAELCEACQLKFIGPNYESIQKMGIKDVAKEEMIRANVPVVPGSEGLVESIEDAKKTAEEIGYPVIIKATAGGGGKGIRVARDEKELENGYKMTQQEAETAFGNGGLYLEKFIENFRHIEFQIMGDQFGNVIQLGERDCTIQRRMQKLVEEAPSPILTAEKRAEMGAASIRAAKAVNYENAGTIEYIYDLDTDDFYFMEMNTRIQVEHPVTEMVTGVDLVKLQLLVAMGEPLPFTQDDITINGHAMEFRINAENPYKNFMPSPGKITQYLAPGGYGVRVESACYTNYTIPPYYDSMVAKLIIHEPTREEAIMAGMRALSEYLVLGIDTTIPFHIRLLQNDVFRGGEYSTKFLEQNNIMNEE